A stretch of Pseudomonas sp. FeN3W DNA encodes these proteins:
- a CDS encoding single-stranded DNA-binding protein, whose product MNKTLLTGNLTAAARINAVNEKLDAVSFTVACNDGYMGADNNWVDQVEYVDCTRFVESGKGQKLADLLTKGREVEVEGALQSAKPRTGTDGKVYHNKFVRVEEVKLGRKPAPKEAPAAE is encoded by the coding sequence ATGAACAAGACTCTCCTGACCGGCAACCTGACCGCCGCTGCCCGTATCAACGCGGTAAACGAAAAGCTGGACGCCGTGAGCTTCACCGTGGCCTGCAACGATGGCTACATGGGCGCTGACAACAACTGGGTTGACCAGGTCGAATACGTCGACTGCACCCGCTTCGTCGAGTCCGGCAAGGGCCAGAAGCTGGCTGACCTGCTGACCAAGGGCCGTGAAGTCGAAGTCGAGGGCGCTCTGCAATCGGCCAAGCCTCGCACTGGCACCGATGGCAAGGTGTACCACAACAAGTTCGTCCGCGTCGAAGAAGTCAAGCTGGGCCGCAAGCCTGCGCCGAAGGAAGCGCCCGCTGCCGAGTAA
- a CDS encoding histone-like nucleoid-structuring protein, MvaT/MvaU family: MNIKKIAEYRELQAKLEQMQKDRDQLAPEVSVAIQFLEKVEAEAKELGLSLVEVALYLAPELKVGAPEKTAKQRKPHKPREMKVYVNPNTQERIETKGGNHKLLKQWKAEHGGDVVEGWREVDTEGEKEVA; this comes from the coding sequence ATGAATATCAAGAAAATCGCTGAGTACCGTGAACTCCAGGCCAAGCTGGAGCAGATGCAAAAAGATCGCGACCAACTGGCTCCGGAAGTTTCCGTGGCAATCCAGTTCCTGGAGAAGGTCGAGGCTGAAGCCAAGGAATTGGGTCTGAGCCTGGTCGAAGTGGCTCTGTATCTGGCTCCGGAACTCAAGGTCGGCGCTCCGGAAAAGACCGCCAAGCAGCGCAAGCCGCACAAGCCGCGCGAGATGAAGGTGTACGTCAACCCGAACACCCAGGAGCGCATCGAGACCAAGGGCGGCAACCACAAGCTGCTCAAGCAGTGGAAAGCCGAGCACGGCGGTGATGTAGTCGAAGGCTGGCGCGAAGTCGACACCGAAGGCGAAAAAGAAGTCGCCTGA
- a CDS encoding endonuclease: MIFRALIAGFLALVSISASADYPPSFDAAKRQVWQIYKDNRFDQYCGCALGSRNAPDLASCGYTPRKNAKRASRTEIEHVVPAENLGRQFACWRQGGRDHCNATDPAFRDAHNDLVNLIPVVGEVNGDRSNFRFDELPGGYGQYGQCQFKVDFATRRAEPPPSMKGDIARIHFYMRDRHGLKLSSQQERLLSIWDRQDPVSEWEKIRDSRIYKLQGFSNNYVSGRRAEQVFHNSSPEQPAFSAGPVVAQGSGDFSCERKTCKAMTTCAEARHQLQVCGNRSLDRDGDGTPCEALCR, translated from the coding sequence ATGATTTTTCGGGCACTGATTGCCGGGTTTCTGGCATTGGTAAGTATTTCTGCATCGGCGGATTACCCGCCAAGCTTCGACGCGGCCAAGCGACAGGTATGGCAGATCTACAAGGACAACAGGTTTGATCAGTACTGCGGTTGCGCACTTGGCTCACGAAATGCCCCAGATCTTGCTAGTTGTGGGTACACACCCCGCAAGAACGCCAAGCGAGCCAGTCGCACAGAGATCGAGCACGTCGTGCCAGCCGAAAACCTTGGTCGGCAATTCGCGTGCTGGAGGCAAGGGGGGCGAGATCATTGCAACGCCACGGATCCGGCCTTCAGAGATGCCCACAACGATCTGGTTAACCTGATCCCGGTAGTTGGCGAGGTCAATGGTGATCGATCAAATTTCAGATTCGATGAATTGCCTGGTGGGTATGGGCAGTACGGGCAATGCCAATTCAAGGTTGATTTTGCTACGCGCCGAGCAGAACCGCCACCAAGCATGAAGGGCGACATTGCGCGCATTCATTTCTATATGCGAGACCGGCACGGGCTCAAGCTTTCCTCGCAGCAGGAGCGCCTGTTGTCGATCTGGGATCGCCAGGATCCAGTCAGCGAGTGGGAGAAAATTCGGGATTCCCGAATTTACAAGCTACAAGGGTTCAGCAATAACTATGTCTCCGGAAGGCGTGCTGAGCAGGTGTTTCATAACTCATCCCCTGAGCAACCTGCTTTTTCCGCAGGCCCTGTGGTCGCTCAGGGCTCGGGCGATTTCAGCTGCGAGCGAAAAACCTGCAAGGCAATGACTACATGCGCTGAGGCCAGGCATCAGCTTCAGGTGTGTGGCAATCGATCACTGGATCGAGACGGTGATGGAACGCCTTGTGAGGCGCTTTGCCGCTAA
- a CDS encoding ribonucleotide-diphosphate reductase subunit beta — MLNWDHDDTARQGDVDAVEKARARLKAMDVSAGQDEIEGMAKSRVQVGQKQMINARADLNQLVPFKYDWAWQKYLDGCANHWMPQEVNMNADIALWKSRDGLSEDERRIIKRNLGYFSSADSLVANNLVLAIYRLITNPECRQYILRQAFEEAIHTHAYQYCVESLGLDEGEIFNMYHEVESVARKAAWSIAHTHHISDPTFNTGTRETDQRLLENLIGFYVVTEGIFFYCGFTQILSMGRRNKMMGVSEQFQYILRDESMHLNFGIDMINQIKFENPELWSPEFQEKARGMVIEGTLLEIDYAKDTMPRGVLGMNAEMMEEYLKFIANRRLTQIGLKEAFPGAENPFPWMSEVMDLKKEKNFFETRVIEYQTGGALSWD, encoded by the coding sequence ATGTTGAATTGGGATCATGACGACACAGCCCGCCAGGGTGATGTGGATGCAGTTGAGAAGGCCAGGGCCAGGCTCAAAGCGATGGACGTCAGCGCGGGCCAGGACGAGATTGAAGGAATGGCCAAGAGCCGTGTTCAGGTCGGGCAAAAGCAGATGATCAACGCTCGCGCTGACCTTAACCAGCTGGTGCCTTTCAAGTACGACTGGGCTTGGCAGAAGTATCTAGATGGTTGCGCCAACCACTGGATGCCACAAGAAGTGAACATGAACGCCGACATCGCGCTCTGGAAAAGTCGTGACGGCCTCTCGGAAGATGAGCGGCGGATCATCAAGCGCAACCTGGGCTACTTCTCCTCGGCGGATTCACTCGTGGCCAATAATCTGGTGCTGGCGATCTACCGACTGATCACCAACCCGGAGTGCCGTCAGTACATTCTGCGACAAGCCTTTGAAGAGGCCATCCATACGCATGCGTATCAGTATTGCGTTGAGTCCCTTGGGCTTGATGAGGGTGAGATCTTCAATATGTACCATGAGGTGGAGTCTGTTGCTCGCAAAGCCGCCTGGAGCATTGCCCATACTCACCATATCAGTGACCCGACGTTCAACACAGGCACGCGCGAGACGGATCAGCGCCTCCTGGAGAACCTCATTGGCTTCTATGTGGTCACCGAAGGCATCTTCTTCTACTGTGGATTCACTCAGATCTTGTCCATGGGTCGTCGCAACAAGATGATGGGTGTTTCCGAGCAGTTCCAATACATCCTTCGAGATGAATCGATGCACCTGAACTTCGGGATCGACATGATCAACCAGATCAAGTTCGAAAATCCCGAGCTCTGGAGCCCGGAATTTCAAGAAAAGGCTCGCGGAATGGTCATTGAGGGCACCCTGCTCGAAATCGACTACGCGAAAGACACCATGCCACGCGGCGTGCTGGGCATGAATGCAGAGATGATGGAGGAGTACCTCAAGTTCATTGCAAACCGACGTCTCACCCAGATCGGTCTGAAGGAGGCGTTCCCAGGTGCTGAAAATCCGTTCCCCTGGATGAGTGAAGTGATGGATCTCAAAAAGGAGAAGAATTTCTTCGAGACTCGTGTGATCGAGTACCAAACTGGCGGGGCCCTGAGCTGGGATTGA
- a CDS encoding helix-turn-helix domain-containing protein encodes MVNQSGSEFEAVVSRLGHLLKTSKDADIHRFLGMSQSSYSNRKKRGTIPYEEIIHACIRQGFSLDYVLAARDPYDTSRVAPISTDFAIGFMMNEGGTSERKAGKAFRGIYAHLVSDEGNLTHQRISDAVGAVNQVLCAQQEDQDSFPV; translated from the coding sequence ATGGTCAATCAGTCTGGTAGCGAATTTGAGGCTGTGGTCAGCCGACTTGGGCACTTACTCAAAACCAGCAAGGATGCCGATATCCATCGCTTTCTTGGCATGTCTCAGTCGTCGTACAGTAACCGTAAGAAGCGCGGCACAATCCCCTACGAGGAGATTATTCATGCCTGTATTCGTCAGGGTTTTTCGCTTGATTACGTGCTTGCCGCACGCGATCCGTATGACACATCTCGTGTGGCCCCCATCAGCACGGATTTCGCTATCGGCTTCATGATGAATGAGGGTGGCACATCAGAGCGCAAGGCGGGCAAGGCCTTCCGTGGGATATATGCGCACCTGGTCAGTGACGAGGGCAATCTTACCCATCAGCGGATTTCCGATGCGGTTGGGGCGGTCAATCAAGTTCTTTGCGCGCAGCAGGAAGATCAAGACTCCTTTCCTGTCTAA
- a CDS encoding VWA-like domain-containing protein: MSNQPTIIKPEVVDEKDFDRDFLELIKMMLLELRTHSPFFGVLASEMWIAGPAKNISTIGVSPRGVVVYNEEWLKSLEIGQVVGLLLHESLHIALDYWSRFSGHNMEIANWAHDYAINDIIKKGSSNMVIRKKNGDVFKFRVDLPSGGLWDQKFDQMASEEIYTQLFEEVAKKTQEIRKQIEAQMTDPEMIEKMKRDKAIAQEMKKSLAEGAKKVQEKHDEATKSADRAPISEQDRIDEERSEALSALRSKSEVSLEDIQPESQPEGDEGTAPESDQSNDAGQSAESGDGSQNPQDPSSNDGQQAGDQSPYDKALEDLNSGMMQALNDYMGKEHERIGSEYDKTPNGTTRDEHLDQLSEDLDAVAEKYKDEVKNAKEKEASEENSDEGQSKPGQDGEQPGQDGQGQPGQDGEQPGQGQGQGQGQGQPGQGQGQGQPGQGQGQPGQGQPGQGQGQPGQGQPGQGQGQPGQGQPGQGQGQPEQGQPGQGQGQPGQGQPGQGQGQPGQGQPGQGQGQPGQGQPGQGQQAPTERQVEQNIADSLDRLMDQASNALNGKKNDVKGMTSGDDMSTQGAWDEAMRQIAKERGVGDLQGDVNVDCSEIPGNPFAKEDREETKERHRQTLQRAVISDAQLGGQGWGSLPSWARQEIEGILHPPLTFTKKMKKFIGAYGRADLRTFKKRNKRNTFEENRAIFPGTKRNSSKVYVLMDTSGSMMNGSDKDTLRRSMGLVKRLATSLGLEVVVVQCDTEVTKVMDTKQALKEISRNRFDVVGQGGSDFRPGFEFIWEKMKESDPGFGAPIIVFTDGGITVPEMPPKHMKMQVLWVTNPGQHAPTDRWGQHIVMDDIGAHEMN; the protein is encoded by the coding sequence ATGAGCAATCAACCAACAATTATTAAGCCAGAAGTTGTAGATGAGAAAGATTTCGACAGAGATTTTCTAGAACTCATCAAGATGATGCTTCTGGAGTTGCGTACTCACAGTCCATTCTTTGGTGTTTTGGCATCTGAGATGTGGATCGCCGGGCCAGCCAAAAATATCAGTACCATCGGGGTTTCTCCGCGTGGTGTTGTTGTTTACAACGAGGAGTGGTTGAAGTCACTTGAAATTGGTCAGGTCGTTGGCCTGCTGCTTCACGAATCACTGCATATTGCCTTGGATTACTGGAGTCGATTCAGTGGTCACAATATGGAAATTGCAAACTGGGCTCATGACTACGCCATCAACGACATTATCAAGAAGGGCAGTAGCAACATGGTCATTCGCAAAAAGAATGGCGATGTATTTAAGTTCCGTGTTGATCTGCCGTCTGGCGGCTTGTGGGATCAGAAGTTTGATCAAATGGCTTCTGAGGAAATCTACACTCAACTTTTCGAAGAAGTTGCCAAAAAGACCCAGGAAATTCGCAAGCAAATTGAAGCGCAGATGACCGATCCTGAAATGATCGAGAAAATGAAGCGCGATAAAGCCATTGCTCAGGAGATGAAGAAATCACTGGCAGAAGGTGCCAAGAAGGTACAGGAAAAGCACGACGAGGCAACAAAGTCAGCTGATCGTGCTCCTATTAGTGAACAAGACCGTATCGACGAGGAGCGCTCTGAAGCATTGTCAGCACTTCGGAGTAAGTCCGAGGTGTCTCTGGAGGATATTCAGCCTGAAAGCCAGCCAGAGGGCGATGAAGGTACTGCTCCGGAGTCCGATCAATCGAATGACGCTGGTCAATCGGCTGAGTCGGGCGATGGTAGTCAAAACCCGCAAGACCCATCCAGCAATGACGGTCAGCAGGCTGGGGATCAAAGCCCTTATGACAAGGCTTTGGAAGACCTCAACAGTGGAATGATGCAGGCGCTTAACGACTACATGGGCAAGGAGCACGAGCGCATTGGTAGCGAGTATGACAAAACGCCTAATGGAACCACTCGTGATGAGCATCTTGATCAGTTGTCAGAAGATCTTGATGCGGTTGCTGAAAAGTACAAGGACGAGGTGAAGAACGCCAAGGAGAAAGAAGCGTCGGAAGAAAATTCTGACGAGGGCCAGAGCAAGCCAGGCCAGGATGGCGAGCAGCCAGGCCAGGATGGTCAGGGGCAACCAGGTCAGGATGGCGAGCAGCCAGGTCAAGGTCAGGGTCAGGGTCAGGGTCAGGGTCAGCCAGGGCAAGGGCAAGGGCAAGGGCAACCAGGCCAGGGTCAGGGTCAGCCAGGGCAAGGACAACCAGGTCAGGGTCAGGGTCAGCCAGGGCAAGGGCAACCAGGCCAGGGTCAGGGTCAGCCAGGGCAAGGACAACCAGGTCAGGGTCAGGGTCAGCCAGAGCAAGGACAACCAGGCCAGGGTCAGGGTCAGCCAGGGCAAGGACAACCAGGTCAGGGTCAGGGTCAGCCAGGGCAAGGACAACCAGGTCAGGGTCAGGGTCAGCCAGGGCAAGGACAACCAGGCCAGGGTCAGCAGGCACCAACGGAGCGCCAGGTTGAGCAGAACATTGCTGATTCTTTGGACAGGTTGATGGATCAGGCGTCGAATGCGCTTAACGGCAAAAAGAACGACGTCAAAGGCATGACCTCTGGTGATGACATGTCCACTCAGGGTGCTTGGGATGAGGCCATGAGACAGATCGCCAAGGAAAGGGGAGTGGGTGATCTTCAGGGTGACGTGAACGTTGACTGCTCAGAGATTCCAGGAAACCCATTTGCAAAAGAGGATAGGGAAGAAACTAAGGAGCGCCATCGCCAGACGTTGCAGCGTGCGGTAATTTCGGATGCACAGCTGGGTGGTCAGGGATGGGGAAGTCTTCCAAGTTGGGCAAGGCAGGAGATTGAGGGGATTCTGCATCCGCCATTGACGTTTACCAAAAAGATGAAGAAATTCATCGGTGCTTATGGGCGAGCGGATTTGAGGACGTTTAAAAAGCGGAACAAGAGAAACACGTTTGAGGAGAACAGGGCCATCTTCCCTGGAACCAAGCGCAATAGCTCAAAGGTTTACGTGCTGATGGACACATCCGGTTCCATGATGAACGGTTCAGACAAGGATACGCTCCGTCGCTCGATGGGCCTGGTTAAGCGCTTGGCTACTTCGCTTGGGTTGGAGGTCGTGGTGGTGCAGTGTGACACTGAGGTGACCAAGGTAATGGACACCAAGCAGGCTCTTAAGGAGATCAGTCGCAACCGGTTTGATGTGGTGGGTCAGGGTGGCTCGGACTTCAGGCCTGGATTTGAGTTCATCTGGGAAAAGATGAAAGAAAGCGATCCAGGTTTTGGAGCTCCAATCATCGTCTTCACCGATGGTGGCATCACAGTGCCTGAAATGCCGCCCAAGCACATGAAGATGCAAGTGCTCTGGGTAACAAACCCAGGCCAGCATGCTCCGACAGACCGCTGGGGCCAGCACATTGTCATGGATGATATTGGCGCACATGAAATGAACTGA
- a CDS encoding 3'-5' exonuclease, whose amino-acid sequence MLCLPNLSLLANRIQKPIFIIDLETTGFIKPGIVEIACLKAKLDGSIAYKSTLVDPERPIDPRASAVHGITARDVNGQKAFSSHLEFIDTMYSTGLVSGFNVISYDMRVIRENAQTYQYPSMSNAEALDARDIWKTLRCTSKGKLVDAAAHYGIAVENAHRALGDVLMTAKVLDAMLAESGIDRAISHIKKVC is encoded by the coding sequence ATGCTATGCCTACCAAACCTAAGCCTTTTGGCCAACCGAATTCAGAAGCCGATTTTCATAATCGACCTCGAAACGACCGGATTTATCAAGCCCGGCATCGTTGAGATCGCGTGCCTGAAGGCAAAGCTTGATGGCAGCATTGCGTACAAAAGTACGCTGGTTGACCCAGAACGCCCAATCGATCCACGCGCATCAGCAGTGCATGGCATTACCGCTCGTGACGTAAATGGTCAAAAGGCATTCTCCAGCCACCTCGAATTCATCGACACCATGTACAGCACAGGACTTGTGTCCGGGTTCAATGTGATCAGCTATGACATGCGCGTCATCAGGGAAAATGCACAAACCTACCAATATCCTTCAATGAGTAATGCCGAGGCACTCGATGCCAGGGATATCTGGAAGACACTGCGCTGCACCAGCAAGGGTAAACTGGTCGATGCAGCTGCTCACTACGGGATTGCTGTTGAAAACGCACACAGGGCCCTTGGGGACGTCCTCATGACTGCGAAGGTACTGGATGCGATGCTAGCCGAGAGCGGCATTGATCGTGCAATCAGCCACATCAAAAAGGTTTGTTGA
- a CDS encoding HDOD domain-containing protein has product MQTSRLDAQLDALGVDYQLLGEGLPRAPFAKPSFPVLAKVAGTISFFLMAKDSILTLRNAPHGIGKLETFNAEDQRKLSKNLGLEKMTLLCGKAQVYFDAKLLSEPRLTLPVGDKTRYLSVLTKDLISILGEKLKVIELPALEITPDDLLDGSDFSRARVRQAMNNISSIPPFPVTARGIIELSQKSEFDIDELVRIVDRDSPIVSSLLSWANAVAVKGARGEVSSLTGAIQRLGTRATMDYALQASMMKSFRTERALAPLIQFACFNSLHSAHGAKAVSSLHQTDDEATHAAYLAGLMYNLGELLMIQCFPERAREYLITQGINPHLSRELLSREMFKVSFASSTDLLMDAWAMPSAISAAARDLASYNDEGQNKVAADIRLWQVNMLDAGRMPYAHAPFGWEHLSSFPLGQEIARKSEAKIQEFLNFSSSVAQSAR; this is encoded by the coding sequence ATGCAGACGTCTAGGCTTGACGCGCAACTCGATGCTCTCGGTGTTGACTATCAACTACTTGGCGAGGGCTTGCCGCGCGCACCTTTTGCCAAACCATCCTTTCCTGTACTGGCCAAGGTCGCTGGAACGATCAGCTTCTTCCTGATGGCCAAAGATTCCATTCTTACGCTCAGGAATGCTCCGCATGGAATCGGTAAACTTGAGACATTCAATGCCGAAGACCAGCGCAAGCTCTCGAAGAACCTTGGGCTTGAGAAAATGACCCTGCTGTGTGGCAAGGCACAGGTTTATTTCGATGCCAAGCTACTCAGCGAACCAAGACTTACACTGCCTGTCGGTGATAAAACCCGTTACCTCAGTGTATTGACCAAGGATCTGATCAGCATTCTGGGTGAAAAGCTTAAGGTTATTGAACTACCAGCGCTTGAAATCACGCCTGACGACTTGCTTGACGGATCTGATTTCAGTCGAGCTCGGGTTCGCCAGGCAATGAACAACATTTCATCGATTCCACCCTTCCCGGTGACTGCTAGAGGCATCATTGAGCTAAGCCAAAAGTCAGAATTCGATATTGATGAACTTGTCAGGATTGTCGACCGCGACTCCCCCATTGTCTCCAGTCTTCTGTCTTGGGCAAACGCAGTAGCCGTCAAGGGCGCCAGGGGTGAAGTCAGCTCGTTGACCGGCGCCATTCAGCGGCTAGGTACACGCGCCACCATGGACTATGCGCTCCAGGCATCCATGATGAAGTCGTTCAGGACTGAAAGGGCCCTGGCTCCACTGATTCAATTTGCTTGCTTCAACTCGCTTCATTCAGCTCATGGTGCCAAGGCTGTTTCGAGCCTGCACCAGACCGATGATGAGGCGACGCACGCAGCTTACCTCGCAGGCCTGATGTACAACCTTGGTGAGCTGCTGATGATCCAGTGCTTCCCGGAGAGGGCAAGAGAGTACTTGATCACGCAAGGCATCAACCCTCACCTGTCACGCGAGCTCTTGTCGCGCGAGATGTTCAAGGTAAGCTTTGCCAGCTCGACAGATCTGCTGATGGACGCCTGGGCCATGCCCTCCGCCATTTCGGCTGCGGCGCGCGACCTTGCAAGCTACAACGATGAAGGTCAAAACAAGGTTGCCGCAGACATCCGCCTCTGGCAGGTCAATATGCTGGACGCAGGCAGGATGCCCTATGCCCATGCCCCATTTGGGTGGGAGCATTTGTCGAGCTTCCCACTTGGTCAAGAAATCGCCAGGAAAAGCGAAGCCAAGATCCAGGAGTTTTTGAATTTCTCATCCAGCGTGGCCCAAAGTGCCCGTTAA
- a CDS encoding DUF805 domain-containing protein has translation MINNFISVVSNYSNFEGRATRSEFWYFALAYLIINIALGIVDALIGFNGLVNFSNAFALFMLVPYLAVGARRLHDTGRSGWFQLIMLIPLVGIIALLVMWTIKSDSGENRFGPQH, from the coding sequence ATGATCAATAATTTTATAAGTGTTGTAAGTAACTATTCAAACTTTGAAGGAAGAGCAACTAGAAGTGAATTCTGGTACTTCGCGCTTGCTTATCTCATTATAAACATCGCCCTTGGTATCGTTGATGCCTTGATTGGCTTTAACGGACTCGTTAACTTTAGCAACGCATTTGCATTGTTTATGCTAGTGCCCTATCTTGCAGTTGGCGCCAGAAGATTACACGATACCGGTAGGTCTGGCTGGTTCCAACTAATCATGCTGATTCCCCTTGTGGGCATTATCGCTCTATTGGTCATGTGGACTATCAAAAGTGACAGCGGTGAAAACCGATTCGGCCCACAGCATTAA
- a CDS encoding single-stranded DNA-binding protein: MNRQIAQGNLVSAASVTTGKNGRDMLALTIACNQGKTAAGDDIVEYFPVFVHGKKGFADNMKEYLGKGAAVTAIGKLKLSRSEKDVNVYTNSRIEVQKLSDVRLSGSKTTTPAAAAAAGQVDQSVHEAAAAATDAAASADPLPTPDYDSFDDDIPF, from the coding sequence ATGAACCGTCAAATCGCTCAAGGCAATCTGGTCTCTGCCGCTTCCGTCACCACTGGCAAAAATGGTCGCGATATGCTGGCCCTCACCATCGCCTGCAACCAGGGCAAAACCGCAGCTGGCGATGATATCGTCGAATACTTCCCGGTCTTCGTGCACGGCAAGAAAGGCTTTGCCGACAACATGAAGGAATACCTGGGCAAGGGCGCTGCTGTCACCGCCATCGGCAAGCTGAAGCTGAGCCGTAGCGAGAAGGACGTCAACGTCTACACCAACAGCCGCATCGAAGTGCAAAAGCTGTCCGACGTGCGCCTGTCCGGCTCCAAGACCACCACTCCGGCTGCTGCCGCTGCTGCTGGCCAAGTCGATCAGTCGGTGCACGAAGCTGCTGCCGCTGCAACGGATGCCGCCGCGAGCGCTGATCCGCTGCCGACTCCGGACTACGACAGCTTCGACGATGACATTCCGTTCTAA
- a CDS encoding thioredoxin domain-containing protein yields MKKIDKLLIAGVLGAIALFGLSLLPGTPSSSDISSPIQGTHYTNVSEEPLVKDDVVLFFWYGCPHCKKAYEVMEFTGFEESLAASGKKLRKIPVAANETWALHAKLFYALDKAGLSSEGHGQVMQLIQDMGANKEKDLPKVIDRVIADEKARNEKFKSTTKDILSELDSSYVNRKMSEGSKVAEASKIQGVPAMLVNGTSSITLGGAVTYIDFPVVALKLVIGDVK; encoded by the coding sequence ATGAAAAAAATTGACAAACTGCTAATTGCTGGCGTACTTGGCGCGATTGCCTTATTCGGTTTATCCCTCCTGCCCGGCACACCTTCGAGTTCCGATATCTCCAGTCCTATTCAAGGAACCCATTACACCAATGTTTCCGAAGAACCTCTTGTCAAAGATGATGTGGTTTTATTTTTTTGGTATGGCTGTCCACATTGTAAAAAGGCCTATGAAGTCATGGAGTTTACTGGCTTCGAGGAAAGCCTTGCGGCAAGTGGCAAAAAGCTAAGAAAAATTCCGGTAGCGGCTAATGAGACTTGGGCTTTGCACGCAAAGTTGTTCTATGCCCTGGATAAAGCCGGGCTTTCATCGGAGGGGCACGGTCAGGTCATGCAGCTAATTCAAGACATGGGGGCAAACAAGGAAAAGGATCTGCCAAAAGTCATTGATCGTGTCATTGCTGATGAAAAGGCTCGCAATGAGAAATTCAAATCAACAACTAAAGACATCCTTTCTGAGCTAGATTCCTCTTACGTGAATCGAAAAATGAGTGAAGGTTCAAAAGTAGCTGAAGCCTCAAAGATCCAAGGAGTTCCAGCCATGCTGGTGAATGGAACATCCTCCATTACACTTGGTGGCGCAGTAACCTACATCGATTTCCCGGTTGTTGCGCTCAAGTTAGTCATCGGGGACGTGAAGTGA
- a CDS encoding lytic transglycosylase domain-containing protein, producing MLSQDTLFGAPVVPTKHEDCHVQLLSFAKKTLPLAILAVAFAGCVGTTEHQQYSQAVQDSATEPHKTAGQAVSAIEASLKVGYMERLSREIRRIVDIGSRSTEPEATQAPAQIAKKHIPLGAAISAAIGHDRKKIQPVVSEIKKSAVDHGVPATLLAALIQRESSFSQSAVSKSGAIGLSQIMPKIWGRHCKSITTISGNVDCGAKVLSIYYQETGSWEKALAFYNVGPGNYNKSQRMRSIGYRYANDILKSQKGIERELALLTE from the coding sequence ATGCTTAGTCAGGACACTCTTTTTGGCGCGCCAGTCGTGCCGACCAAACATGAGGACTGCCATGTGCAATTGTTGTCATTCGCGAAAAAAACGCTGCCATTAGCGATTCTGGCGGTTGCATTTGCTGGGTGCGTAGGTACTACCGAGCACCAGCAATACAGTCAGGCCGTACAGGACTCGGCGACTGAGCCGCATAAAACCGCAGGGCAGGCTGTTAGCGCAATCGAAGCAAGCTTGAAGGTTGGCTACATGGAGCGACTATCTAGGGAGATCAGGCGGATCGTTGACATTGGAAGCCGGTCTACAGAGCCTGAGGCCACCCAGGCGCCAGCACAGATAGCCAAAAAGCACATCCCCCTAGGCGCTGCGATCTCTGCGGCAATCGGCCATGATAGAAAGAAAATCCAACCAGTCGTAAGCGAGATCAAGAAAAGTGCCGTTGATCACGGTGTCCCCGCAACACTCTTGGCGGCACTGATCCAGAGAGAGTCGAGCTTCAGTCAAAGCGCAGTATCAAAGAGCGGGGCAATTGGCCTATCTCAAATCATGCCCAAGATCTGGGGCAGACATTGCAAGAGCATTACAACCATCTCAGGAAATGTCGACTGCGGTGCCAAGGTCTTGTCGATTTACTACCAAGAAACGGGGAGCTGGGAAAAGGCGCTAGCCTTTTACAATGTGGGGCCAGGCAACTACAACAAATCGCAGAGGATGAGAAGCATTGGTTATCGGTATGCCAATGACATCCTGAAGAGTCAGAAGGGGATCGAACGAGAGCTTGCGCTCCTTACCGAGTAG